The Camelina sativa cultivar DH55 unplaced genomic scaffold, Cs unpScaffold00618, whole genome shotgun sequence nucleotide sequence NNNNNNNNNNNNNNNNNNNNNNNNNNNNNNNNNNNNNNNNNNNNNNNNNNNNNNNNNNNNNNNNNNNNNNNNNNNNNNNNNNNNNNNNNNNNNNNNNNNNNNNNNNNNNNNNNNNNNNNNNNNNNNNNNNNNNNNNNNNNNNNNNNNNNNNNNNNNNNNNNNNNNNNNNNNNNNNNNNNNNNNNNNNNNNNNNNNNNNNNNNNNNNNNNNNNNNNNNNNNNNNNNNNNNNNNNNNNNNNNNNNNNNNNNNNNNNNNNNNNNNNNNNNNNNNNNNNNNNNNNNNNNNNNNNNNNNNNNNNNNNNNNNNNNNNNNNNNNNNNNNNNNNNNNNNNNNNNNNNNNNNNNNNNNNNNNNNNNNNNNNNNNNNNNNNNNNNNNNNNNNNNNNNNNNNNNNNNNNNNNNNNNNNNNNNNNNNNNNNNNNNNNNNNNNNNNNNNNNNNNNNNNNNNNNNNNNNNNNNNNNNNNNNNNNNNNNNNNNNNNNNNNNNNNNNNNNNNNNNNNNNNNNNNNNNNNNNNNNNNNNNNNNNNNNNNNNNNNNNNNNNNNNNNNNNNNNNNNNNNNNNNNNNNNNNNNNNNNNNNNNNNNNNNNNNtatctggtgtcgaccgacaccaaactggtgtcgaccgacaccctgcccgacactcccgaaaaaccctagtttgcatcgaccgacacctccacatggcatcgttcgacactcgctaaagtcccgagccgtcctcgcgttgccgggcagcgatttccctcgatcagaaactccgaatctcgcctccaagcttctccaatccgctccttgcactcccagaagccaaacccagcccagacagcaacgaaatatcatagagaactcaaagaaacaaccacataagcaccaaatcacatagaatctagagatcttagcttagataagccatggtcatgcactcacctctNNNNNNNNNNNNNNNNNNNNNNNNNNNNNNNNNNNNNNNNNNNNNNNNNNNNNNNNNNNNNNNNNNNNNNNNNNNNNNNNNNNNNNNNNNNNNNNNNNNNNNNNNNNNNNNNNNNNNNNNNNNNNNNNNNNNNNNNNNNNNNNNNNNNNNNNNNNNNNNNNNNNNNNNNNNNNNNNNNNNNNNNNNNNNNNNNNNNNNNNNNNNNNNNNNNNNNNNNNNNNNNNNNNNNNNNNNNNNNNNNNNNNNNNNNNNNNNNNNNNNNNNNNNNNNNNNNNNNNNNNNNNNNNNNNNNNNNNNNNNNNNNNNNNNNNNNNNNNNNNNNNNNNNNNNNNNNNNNNNNNNNNNNNNNNNNNNNNNNNNNNNNNNNNNNNNNNNNNNNNNNNNNNNNNNNNNNNNNNNNNNNNNNNNNNNNNNNNNNNNNNNNNNNNNNNNNNNNNNNNNNNNNNNNNNNNNNNNNNNNNNNNNNNNNNNNNNNNNNNNNNNNNNNNNNNNNNNNNNNNNNNNNNNNNNNNNNNNNNNNNNNNNNNNNNNNNNNNNNNNNNNNNNNNNNNNNNNNNNNNNNNNNNNNNNNNNNNNNNNNNNNNNNNNNNNNNNNNNNNNNNNNNNNNNNNNNNNNNNNNNNNNNNNNNNNNNNNNNNNNNNNNNNNNNNNNNNNNNNNNNNNNNNNNNNNNNNNNNNNNNNNNNNNNNNNNNNNNNNNNNNNNNNNNNNNNNNNNNNNNNNNNNNNNNNNNNNNNNNNNNNNNNNNNNNNNNNNNNNNNNNNNNNNNNNNNNNNNNNNNNNNNNNNNNNNNNNNNNNNNNNNNNNNNNNNNNNNNNNNNNNNNNNNNNNNNNNNNNNNNNNNNNNNNNNNNNNNNNNNNNNNNNNNNNNNNNNNNNNNNNNNNNNNNNNNNNNNNNNNNNNNNNNNNNNNNNNNNNNNNNNNNNNNNNNNNNNNNNNNNNNNNNNNNNNNNNNNNNNNNNNNNNNNNNNNNNNNNNNNNNNNNNNNNNNNNNNNNNNNNNNNNNNNNNNNNNNNNNNNNNNNNNNNNNNNNNNNNNNNNNNNNNNNNNNNNNNNNNNNNNNNNNNNNNNNNNNNNNNNNNNNNNNNNNNNNNNNNNNNNNNNNNNNNNNNNNNNNNNNNNNNNNNNNNNNNNNNNNNNNNNNNNNNNNNNNNNNNNNNNNNNNNNNNNNNNNNNNNNNNNNNNNNNNNNNNNNNNNNNNNNNNNNNNNNNNNNNNNNNNNNNNNNNNNNNNNNNNNNNNNNNNNNNNNNNNNNNNNNNNNNNNNNNNNNNNNNNNNNNNNNNNNNNNNNNNNNNNNNNNNNNNNNNNNNNNNNNNNNNNNNNNNNNNNNNNNNNNNNNNNNNNNNNNNNNNNNNNNNNNNNNNNNNNNNNNNNNNNNNNNNNNNNNNNNNNNNNNNNNNNNNNNNNNNNNNNGAACtcactaccacactgtcgcactagcaatatgaacaagcagacattaagaacgattcattattgtcaatagacttaaactcatctaattttgttactcagagttaagtaaacctctagcattggctaaatcaagcattttatctactcctttcggcctgtagcattgtaaacgccctagatctaatctcaacctttcggtctgttgacagcattaagaacaccaacctagaaggaaatctatcaatcatcacaatcaactaaagcatcctaactgatcaagaacacaaaatcatctatcccatccctagaaactttactataCTACttggacatagaaacgaataacaaagcaatcaaaatgaataaaaatgacattgtattaaagatagagtagagtagtaAGAGTATAGGATAGAAATCTAAggaaactacaaaataaaaatgcaaaacaagaagaaaaatgttgagttaCTCAgttctctcccagaagctctcgctctctggtttgagggtctgcggcgtgctcctttgcgagctaggggaagagggggtttatatatggaaacccatttgacctagcttcccagacttgcccgatggtctactcgatggggtacacgagggtgaagtcgggttactcctcgggtggatcttcgggttgctcttcatgctcttggatcttccttgatcgtgttggggttcggacttgttcttgtagctcgatggctccttcgggtacatgctcgagttgtctttgttttttcccatttttggctctttagcacctgttttcatccaaaatatgcaaatgcaaaaatgcaacatccgaaatgctctaaaagtgaattcatACAGTTAATggcctaaaaatgctaagttagaggtatgaacaatgcaaaatatggacaaaaaaggatgctaaaaacatgtaaactaGAGAGTTATCAttaacccaaatgaaagttcaatgagctagcattcatagtccatctgcaagataatttaaagatcaaattaaagtccaaataatatagagatgcagcAATGATCATGTaagctttacactagaagaaaatgctttcaagtgacacaatgctAAGCTTAGACTCTTCATTTTTTCGcaaagattaaacaagcaccaatgaactataaatgagggctgtgggttcaatcctaagacTCTACTTTTACAAGGCAACTTCATCATTATCcccaaatgcaaatgcatactaaatgcttctagactcaatcctaaacacaaggatgaatatgcaaagctacatgcatttttttttgtttaaatttttttttttttttctcaaaacatagctattaaGAGTACATCACACAAaagatgaaaatcaaaacaaaacacaatgttagatggttagtccctcccccaaacttaattcacacTGTCTTGGTGTGAGAAAATTCCAAGAGAAAGActactaaaaataaagaaaacaagacacaaatggtatatacaatggAAAGCTAGGACCATACCTTGGCCCTAGGTGTGAACCTTAGGGAATGGAGTGATAGGAGGAGCTTTAGTGCTCCCTTGAGATCATGTTGAATTGGTGGAAAGAGAGTGGAGGTTGATAGTGAGGACACTTGAGAGAAGGTCATGAAGCTTATCTTTGTCATATTGATACTTGGGATCTAGCCTGACTTTGACACTTGCAAATGGTGAAGAAGGACCTTTGTGCGTCACTTTGTACTCTATTGCTCCATCAACAAGCCCCAAGGGATGCAAACACAAAGTCATAGGAGATGAAACAATGGTGGGAGGgtggatttgtttctttttcctcttcttcttgtcaacaaCTTTACTTGCTTGACCCAATTCCCCTTCTCTAGAATCTCCTTTGAGGTCATCAAATAAAGAGTCTAAACACTCACCATCCAAGATGTCCTCATCAAGCTTTGTAGTCTCATTAATCCCTATTGTATCAACTTGGAGCTCTTGATGTTGATTATTCAAGTCTCTATGCTCTTCTTTAGTTGTCACATCTTCACTATTGATTGTTCCACAAAACATTGTAGAGGAAGGTTTGATAGGATAGGATGTGTTGGGATTCACTTGACGAAGAGTTactttcttatttaaaaaaatcaatgctTGCCCCAATAGTGTTGAGAAAGGGAGTTCCTATGAGAGGGAGCTTGTTAGTTTCTTTCATCTTAACTACCATGAAGTCTGTTGGAACTGTGCAATCACCAACCTTGAGTGGATAGTTCTCAATCAAACCAAGTGGAGATTTTGAGGAAGCAtctccaaacatgatggaagaaGAGGGCTGCTTCATGTCTTTGATCCCGAGACTCTTTACCATCTCAAGTGACATTACATTAACACTTGCTCCTAAATCACATAAGGCATCATCAAGTTGTAAAACACCAAGTGAGCAACGTATAGTAAATCtgcctggatcttcaagcttggaAAGTGTTTTTAGGCTGGGTTGTTGTTCACTTGGTGAATCAAAGATTTCCATGATTTCTTCCACCTTCTCTCTGTTTGCTAGAATAGCTTTGATGAATTCTATATGGAGAGGAACTTGAGACAAGCTATCCACATAAGGCAAAGGTGCTCCAACTCTACTCATATTAGCTTTGAAACTTGAGAGCACtttctttttagattttgtaagaACCCTTTGTGTAAATGGAAGTGGAGGACtataaagaggaagagaaactCTTGATCCATCTTTCTTTTCAACCTCCTTGGCGACTATCTCATTACCCCTAGATCCTTTATCAGCTTTCTCAACTTTAGCAACCACCAAACTCTCAGCAGTAGGACCATATAGAAGAGCAGATATCTCTTCAATAGACCGTTCATTCTCATCAGCATGGCgattcatttttgatttttctaaacTCATACTAGTAACCTTGTCCACTTCT carries:
- the LOC104773679 gene encoding uncharacterized protein LOC104773679 translates to MNRHADENERSIEEISALLYGPTAESLVVAKVEKADKGSRGNEIVAKEVEKKDGSRVSLPLYSPPLPFTQRVLTKSKKKVLSSFKANMSRVGAPLPYVDSLSQVPLHIEFIKAILANREKVEEIMEIFDSPSEQQPSLKTLSKLEDPGRFTIRCSLGVLQLDDALCDLGASVNVMSLEMVKSLGIKDMKQPSSSIMFGDASSKSPLGLIENYPLKVGDCTVPTDFMKVTLRQVNPNTSYPIKPSSTMFCGTINSEDVTTKEEHRDLNNQHQELQVDTIGINETTKLDEDILDGECLDSLFDDLKGDSREGELGQASKVVDKKKRKKKQIHPPTIVSSPMTLCLHPLGLVDGAIEYKVTHKGPSSPFASVKVRLDPKYQYDKDKLHDLLSSVLTINLHSLSTNST